A stretch of DNA from Desulfonatronum thioautotrophicum:
ATTCGGGTCCGCCAAAACACACCGAGCGGCTGCGTCTTCGAGGTCATTTTACCGACGTAGCAGCCTCACCATTCTCTGCGGCCAGCCTGGGCGTGATTATCCGTCACGCTGATCCAAGGCTTTTTTCAGCTGTTCGCCAAGGGTTCCCATGGGGGATGATTCCTGAGTGGAATGGCTGCGCCAGTCCTCGCCCTGATCAGCACCCGGCAAGGCCAGGGATATCCGCCGTTTTTCGCCGTCCACGACGTCGATGACCACCGGCAGGACATCCCCGGGCTTGGCCTTGGCGTACATCTCGTCCTCGGCGCGTTCCAGACGTGAACCCGGCAAAAGGCCCACGACTCCTGGCTCAAGCCGAACAAACATGCCGAATTTTTCCCGCTTTTCCATGGTTCCTTGAACGACCTGCCCTTTCTTGAAGCGCTCGGACACCCCTTCCCACGGATCGCCTTCAGCGTCGCGCATGGACAACCCAATGCGCCGGCTTTGGGGGTCAATGGATTTGACCATCACCGGAATACGATCCCCCACGGCCACCACGTCTCCAGGTTTATGCACCCGTTTCAGGTAGCTCATTTCACTGACATGCACGAGGCCCTCGATCCCGGGAGCCAGCTCCACGAATGCCCCGAAGGGGGCCAGGTTGGTAACCCGTCCGGTCAGTTTGGCCCCCACCTGGACTTCGTCCGCAAGGCGTACCCAGGGATCCTCCATGGCCTGTTTCATGGACAGTTCCAGACGGACTCCCTTGCCCTGGTCGTCCACTTTGAGCAGCTTGACCATAACCGTATCGCCCATGCTCACCACATCTTCCGGAGAGACATTTCTGGACCAGCCCAGTTCGGAAACGTGCACCAAACCCTCCAGGCCAGGAGCCAGTTCCACGAACGCCCCGAAAGGAGCCAAGCGGGATACCGTGCCCTGAATGAGATCTCCGACTGCGGTCTGTTCCAAAAAACGGCTGAGGGTTTCAGCATGTTCCCGATCCAGGAGCTGTCGGCGGGAGACCACGATGTTGCGACCACGTTCCTCGACCTTGGTGACCAGGAAGTGCATGGTTTCCCCCACCAGGGCTTCAGGATCGTCAACCGGCCGACGATCCACCTGGCTGAGTGGACAAAATGCCGTTTTGTCCAGAATGCGCACCCGAAACCCGCCTTTGCAGGTTTCCTTGATCTTACCCTCCACGGGAATGCCCTCCTCCATGGCCTGCCGTAGCTGCTCCATTCCCCCCTCGCCCCCAAGGGCGCGGGCCAGGCGAATCTGGTTTCCCTGGGTTGCAACCACGAACAATTCCACCTCATCCCCCTCGCCCAGGGTGAAGGCGCCGTCCTTGTCCAGAAGTTCCTGCTTTTCAATGACTCCGTCGCTTTTGGTCCCGGTGTCCACGTAGACCATTTCCTCGCTGACAGCGATTACTCGCCCCTTGATCCGTTCACCGACCCGCAGATCGGGCTTCATTTCCATTTCCGAGGCCTCGAACATTTCAGCAAAGCTCTGTTCCATCTGGGAATCGGACATACGTGGTACTCCTGTGCAAGGTCGTTTGCGCAACGGCTGGTTGAGATTTATGGAAGCGAACCGGCGGTCGCGTCGACCCACCGGCGAATGGCACGCAATTCATCAGCCCATTGGGGTGAAAACCGCAGTTTCAGAAACTGCAGAAACATCTGGTCAAAAAAAAGCAACGCCCGTTCCAAAAGATACATTTTTTCCAGGAAGGGGCCGTCCGGGTCCTGTCCCTCTTCGAGGCGGAATTCCACTTTAGGGGTCTTGAATCCGGCGGTGGAAAAGTCCTCGGCCTTGATGGTGACGTGCCAACCATGACCGTCCTCTTCCATGCGCAGCTTGGCCTGGTGGACTTTCTTGCCACGCAACAGGCCGCTCTTGGCTTCATGCAGTTCCGCTCCGGGCCCGCTGCAGACGGCGGTCTCCAGGTAATCCCCTTCTCCGCTCTGCACCATGACCCGGCCCTCAAAGGTCAGGCCGAAAGGGACGCCGTCTTGGGTCTGCCACTGCCCGTTGCTGCGTTCGCTGCGAAACCAGATCCATGTCAGAAACTCCTGCCCAAGGGCAAGATCCTTGGCTTTGAGGGTTTCCAGGCTCATGAGGCGGACTCTCCTGATCCCAAGGGATTCTCTGCGGCTGGAACCGCCACATCTGCGGCAACCTCTCGGGTCGGAACAAAGAGCGAGCCTTCAAAACCTGTCAACCGTCCCTCGGCCGCCTCTCCCAGGAGTTCAACACCCAATATCACCGGAGTCAGCGCCTCCAGTTCCGTTTCAAATGTTTGGGCGAACAGCTCCTCAAACAAGGTCCGGATTTTGGTATTCGTGGTGGCAAGGTAAACCCTGTTGTCCCTGGGGCTCCAGACCACGTCGAACACCGCCGGGATTGGCAGGCTGCGCATCAGAAGCCGCTGCCGGACCTGATCGCGCAATTCGGTTTTCTGGTCCTTGCTGAGAAATTTCTTGCCTTCCCCGGCCAACTGGGCCATCCGCTGCCGGAGGGCGATCATCCAGTGTTTTTTGAAGACCGCCGGAGGAATGCGCCGGGTGTCCAGACGCAGGGAAAAAGCCAGGTAAGGACCCTTTTCCGGACCGGCTGTGGTCCATTCCGCGTCCAACAGGTCGTCGAAACAGACCCAACCAAAGGACCGTTCCTCCATGCTTTGGTCGATGTCCACGAAGGCAAAGCGCTTCAGCCTAAGCTGGACGTTGGAGAGCACGTCATCCCCGACATCATCCGGCAAACGGTATCTCGTCAGCCCCGTGCTTGCGGAAAGAAACCCCACGTCCTGCTCCCTGTTGCGATGATGCTGTTCAAAAAGCTATTGAAGAATCGTATATTCAGCATCCTGGGACTGTTCCGCCACAACCGTGTTGGTCAGCAGAGCCACTTCGGATATTTCCACTTGCACTTCATCCCCAGGTCGCATTGGCCCGATACCCGGAGGGGTTCCGGTCAGAATGACGTCGCCGGGCAGCAAGGTCATCACGTTGGAAGCGAAACTGAGCAGTTCCCAGGCACTGAAAATCATGTCTCCGGTGCTGCCGTTCTGGCGCTCCTCGCCGTTGATGCGAGTGATCAAGGTCAAGGCGGTGGGATCCGGCACCTCGGTTTCAATCCAAGGACCAATCGGTCCGAAGGTGTCAAACCCCTTGGCCCGGCCATAAAGTCCATCCCTGGCCTGCAGATCCCGAGCCGTGACGTCATTGGCGCAGGTGTAGCCGAAAATGTACTCCGAAGCCTCGGCCACGCCTACTCTCCGGCAGGGTTTGCCGATGATCACGGCCAACTCGCCCTCATAGTCCACTCGTGAGGACTGCAAAGGCAGGACGATGGACTGCCACGCCCCGATGATCGACGATGGCGGCTTGAAAAAAAGCACCGGCTCTTCAGGCACTTCCTTGCCCATTTCTTCAGCATGGGCATGGTAGTTGAGAGCTGCGCAGATGATCTTGCTCGGTGCCACAGGAGGCAGTAACGTCACCTGGTCCAGAGGAATCGGCTCGGTGAGTCCCATATCCTTGTTCAGGCAGGTAACGTGATCCGGTTCCAGGGTGGCGTAAAATGTTTTCCCCGAATACTGTACTCGCACGACGCGCATAGAAACTCCCGTGTTCAGGGTTCATGGAATTACAGTTCTTGGTAAATTATGCATGGCCTCGCTTATTCCGTCGAGTGCTTCCTGGGGGTTGTGCTTTGACTTGCACTCATACACTCACCACAAGCGGCAGCACCACGGGATCCCGGTGCAGCACTTTGCGGAAAAAACTGCGCAAAGCCATGCGGACGCGTTCGGCGTTCTTTTTGGGCGACGCCTTGGGGTTGGACTCAAAAACATCCAGAATCAAACATTTGGAGTCGTCCAGCACATGCTCAAACTGCTGCTCAAAAACAAACCCCTTGGTGACCAGTTCCGGTCCGATTAAAATATGGCCGGTTTCCTGGTCAACGACCACATGCACCACCACAAGGCCTTCCTCGGCCAGCAGCTTTCGTTCTTTGAGCACGCTGGCTCCCACGTCACCGACCCCTTTGCCGTCAACCAGGGTTGAGTCCACCTTGATCCGATCCTCAAAGCGAACACCCCGTTCAAAAAAGGTCAGGGGCTGTCCGTTCTCCAGGACGATAGCCCGTTCTGGAGCCACCCCGCATTCCCGGGCAAGCTGACAATGCTTGACCAGATGCCGATATTCCCCATGTATAGGCACGAAAAATTTGGGATTGACCGTGTTCAGCATTGTGGCCAATTCGTCCCGGTGAGCATGTCCCGAGGCATGAATGCCCTGGACTTTTTCATAAAGCACCTCTGCTCCCAGACGATACAGGCTGTTGATCAGCCTGGAGATGGCCTTTGTATTGCCCGGAATAATCCGGGAAGACATCAAAACCAGATCCCCTTGACGAATGCGAACCTGCCGGTGTTCTCCCTGGGCGATCCGACTGAGGACGGACAAGGGCTCGCCCTGGGACCCGGTGACCAGCAGTACCAGCTGATCACCCGGAAATGATTCGATATCCTCCAGGGAGCAGATCGCATCCGGGGCGACACGGAGATAACCAAGTTCCCGGGCAAGGGAAATGTTGTTCACCAGGCTGCGGCCACTTACAGCGACCTTCCGTCCGGTCAATGCCGCCAGGTCGAAGACTTCCTGCATCCGCTGGATATGGCTGGAAAACAGGGTAATGATGATCCGTCCGTCAGCGTTACGGAAGACCCGCTCCAGCGCCCCTTTGATCTCCATCTCCGTCAGCGTCGTGCCTTCCCGTTCTACATTTGTGGAATCGGAGAGCAGCAAATGCACACCGGGCGCGGCGAAGTCTGCAAAGGCTTCCAGGTCCGTGAACTGATTGTCCATGGGCGTGGGGTCGATTTTAAAGTCGCCACTGTGGATGATTCGCCCCACCGGACTTTCGATGCCCAGTCCATACCCATTGATGATGGAGTGGCAGACCCGCAAAAAATGGACGTTAAACGGTCCCAATTCCACGGTGTCATTGTCACGCACGTGTCGAAAATCCACGTATTTGTTCAGATTGTGTTCCCGCAGTTTGTTTTCCAGCAGGGCCAGGGTGAAGTCGGAACTGAACACCGGGGCGTCTACGTACGGAAGAAGCCAGGGCAAAGCCCCGATGTGATCCTCATGGCCATGGGTGAGGATGATTCCTTTGAGCTGGTCCTTGCGGGCCAAGATGGATTCAAAACGCGGAATCAGGACGTCCACGCCGTAGTGAAAGTCACTGGGAAACATCAGCCCGCAATCGATGATGATCATGCTGCCGTCGGATTCCAGCAGCATGCAGTTCATCCCGATTTCCCCCAACCCTCCCAGCGGGGTCAGGGTCACGGACGTTTCTTGTCCAACCATTCGTCAGTCTCCTTGGAATACGCGTGCATGATCTCCCACATGTCCTGTTTGAGTCGTTCACGCTCCTTGAGCGTGTAAGCGTCTTGAATCTCATGGGGGGGGAAGAACCGGACCGCAACAGAGCCGGGCCGGATGCGCCATGAGTCTTTTGGAAGCACGGAGTAGGTTCCGGCGATCAACACCGGGACCACCGGCCGTCCGCTTTTGATGGCCAAAATCATCGGGCCGATCTTAAAATCCCCGAGCTTTTCGAAGCGGGAGCCCTCGGGAAAAATCAAAATGGAGGCATGCTCGGACTTGGTGATCGCTTCCTGGATGCTTTTCATTCCACGGCGAGGGTTGTCCCGATCAATGCCGATATACCCTATCCGGGTCATGGCATGGCCGAAAAACGGAATGCGAAAAAGGCTCTGTTTGGCCACGAAGCGAAACTGGTGACCTTTCAACGCCACCAAAAGCACGGGGATGTCGAACCAGCTCTGATGGTTGACCATCAGAATATATTTGCCGGAGGGGTCGAAATTTTTCCGGTCGACATGCACCGTGATTCCGGCCAGCCGACAGACCAGCCCCCCCCAAAACATGCTGATTCGATTAGGCAGATTTCCGCTGCGGTCGAATAAAGAGATGCCGATGGTCAAGATGGCGAGGACAAGGGTCAGCGGCAGGAAAAGAAGATAAAATGGAATGATGGACAACATGCGACATTCTCTCCTAGTCAGTAATGTTGAAAATGTAAACGCAATGAGAAAATACCGTCAGGAGCGACAGGAACGGACCAATCTTGCGCTGCTCCCGGCTGTTTCGGTCGGACGCTGGCCGCAAATTTTGGCTCACCCCCGCCTTTTGTAGGGCAGTATGCTGTTCAGTGCGGCGATGTCCCGCAGCTCCATGCGATTGGTCTCTGCAATGGAAGTCGCCATCACCCCGTGCAACCTGGGATCTTGAAACATGTGCAGACTATAGTTCGGCGCGGACACGAAACCACGCAGTGCCTTGTGAACGCCCCCCATGCCCGGGTCAAACAATCGCAGTCCATGCTGAATCATCCATTCCATGGGCTTATAGTAGCACAGTTCGAAATGCAGGAACTCCTCTTCTCGCCGTGCCCCCCAGTATCGACCGTACACCCGATCTCCGGCCACAATGAGCAGGGACATGGCCAGGGGTTTGATTTCACCGGGAGCATAGGCGGCGATGATCAAAAGATTGTCTCGAAACGTATCCCGCAGACCCTGAAAAAAACCTGGGGTCAAGAATTTACAGCTCCACTGCCCAAAGCGATCGTTGTGCCGGGCATAGAATTCGTACATCTGGGAGAAGAAGGACTCCGGAATATCCCTGCCATATAAACACTGGGTGGTAATCCCGCGATCAACCAGGCGGCCGCGCTCCCGGCGTACGTTGCGCCGTTGGTTGGCCTTCAGTCCGCCAAGGTAGTCCTCGAAGGAGGTGAATCCGGGATTCATCCAGACAAAGCCCTGGTGCACCCAAACCTTGTATCCCAAACGTTCCAGAATGCGGCCCCAGGCTGTGGTCACGAAATGGAATCCACAGCCGGAAACGTCGTGCCTCCGGCAAAATCGTTCGATTTCCCGGACCATGACCGTACAAATCTTGATTTCGTCCAGATGATCGGCAACCAGAAACCGGTACGCTGTGACCGGACTGAACGGACTCATGCCCACCAGCTTGGGATAATACCGCACCCCCATGCCCGCGGCCAATTGC
This window harbors:
- a CDS encoding 30S ribosomal protein S1, which encodes MSDSQMEQSFAEMFEASEMEMKPDLRVGERIKGRVIAVSEEMVYVDTGTKSDGVIEKQELLDKDGAFTLGEGDEVELFVVATQGNQIRLARALGGEGGMEQLRQAMEEGIPVEGKIKETCKGGFRVRILDKTAFCPLSQVDRRPVDDPEALVGETMHFLVTKVEERGRNIVVSRRQLLDREHAETLSRFLEQTAVGDLIQGTVSRLAPFGAFVELAPGLEGLVHVSELGWSRNVSPEDVVSMGDTVMVKLLKVDDQGKGVRLELSMKQAMEDPWVRLADEVQVGAKLTGRVTNLAPFGAFVELAPGIEGLVHVSEMSYLKRVHKPGDVVAVGDRIPVMVKSIDPQSRRIGLSMRDAEGDPWEGVSERFKKGQVVQGTMEKREKFGMFVRLEPGVVGLLPGSRLERAEDEMYAKAKPGDVLPVVIDVVDGEKRRISLALPGADQGEDWRSHSTQESSPMGTLGEQLKKALDQRDG
- a CDS encoding recombination-associated protein RdgC, which translates into the protein MPDDVGDDVLSNVQLRLKRFAFVDIDQSMEERSFGWVCFDDLLDAEWTTAGPEKGPYLAFSLRLDTRRIPPAVFKKHWMIALRQRMAQLAGEGKKFLSKDQKTELRDQVRQRLLMRSLPIPAVFDVVWSPRDNRVYLATTNTKIRTLFEELFAQTFETELEALTPVILGVELLGEAAEGRLTGFEGSLFVPTREVAADVAVPAAENPLGSGESAS
- a CDS encoding fumarylacetoacetate hydrolase family protein codes for the protein MRVVRVQYSGKTFYATLEPDHVTCLNKDMGLTEPIPLDQVTLLPPVAPSKIICAALNYHAHAEEMGKEVPEEPVLFFKPPSSIIGAWQSIVLPLQSSRVDYEGELAVIIGKPCRRVGVAEASEYIFGYTCANDVTARDLQARDGLYGRAKGFDTFGPIGPWIETEVPDPTALTLITRINGEERQNGSTGDMIFSAWELLSFASNVMTLLPGDVILTGTPPGIGPMRPGDEVQVEISEVALLTNTVVAEQSQDAEYTILQ
- a CDS encoding ribonuclease J → MVGQETSVTLTPLGGLGEIGMNCMLLESDGSMIIIDCGLMFPSDFHYGVDVLIPRFESILARKDQLKGIILTHGHEDHIGALPWLLPYVDAPVFSSDFTLALLENKLREHNLNKYVDFRHVRDNDTVELGPFNVHFLRVCHSIINGYGLGIESPVGRIIHSGDFKIDPTPMDNQFTDLEAFADFAAPGVHLLLSDSTNVEREGTTLTEMEIKGALERVFRNADGRIIITLFSSHIQRMQEVFDLAALTGRKVAVSGRSLVNNISLARELGYLRVAPDAICSLEDIESFPGDQLVLLVTGSQGEPLSVLSRIAQGEHRQVRIRQGDLVLMSSRIIPGNTKAISRLINSLYRLGAEVLYEKVQGIHASGHAHRDELATMLNTVNPKFFVPIHGEYRHLVKHCQLARECGVAPERAIVLENGQPLTFFERGVRFEDRIKVDSTLVDGKGVGDVGASVLKERKLLAEEGLVVVHVVVDQETGHILIGPELVTKGFVFEQQFEHVLDDSKCLILDVFESNPKASPKKNAERVRMALRSFFRKVLHRDPVVLPLVVSV
- a CDS encoding lysophospholipid acyltransferase family protein produces the protein MLSIIPFYLLFLPLTLVLAILTIGISLFDRSGNLPNRISMFWGGLVCRLAGITVHVDRKNFDPSGKYILMVNHQSWFDIPVLLVALKGHQFRFVAKQSLFRIPFFGHAMTRIGYIGIDRDNPRRGMKSIQEAITKSEHASILIFPEGSRFEKLGDFKIGPMILAIKSGRPVVPVLIAGTYSVLPKDSWRIRPGSVAVRFFPPHEIQDAYTLKERERLKQDMWEIMHAYSKETDEWLDKKRP
- a CDS encoding GNAT family N-acetyltransferase, which gives rise to MTSVPNLTVVWHENIASITPQAWNNLCSGRDIPFLRWEWLHLLETSGSVASRNGWQPCHLTIHSPSGMVGAAPLYLKAHSDGEFVFDHAWAQLAAGMGVRYYPKLVGMSPFSPVTAYRFLVADHLDEIKICTVMVREIERFCRRHDVSGCGFHFVTTAWGRILERLGYKVWVHQGFVWMNPGFTSFEDYLGGLKANQRRNVRRERGRLVDRGITTQCLYGRDIPESFFSQMYEFYARHNDRFGQWSCKFLTPGFFQGLRDTFRDNLLIIAAYAPGEIKPLAMSLLIVAGDRVYGRYWGARREEEFLHFELCYYKPMEWMIQHGLRLFDPGMGGVHKALRGFVSAPNYSLHMFQDPRLHGVMATSIAETNRMELRDIAALNSILPYKRRG